A genomic stretch from Haloferax sp. Atlit-12N includes:
- a CDS encoding HD domain-containing protein translates to MPTLEEALESIADDGSESADTLLHNYRNVKKYLERQYYPWVLNNCQWFTDHGEKHVKSVINQLNCLLSEEMESDEYGSLSYMDMYLLLTATIWHDVGMVSQRAGHEDETARIAKEIQDLAFPNTGIQSVVSRIVKAHTGDGKNGLEIPRTKTEVTIGHESFTVKSRSLSALLRFADEISENQERVSAGRAIWENVPEESEIYWRFADSITGIVPKPRRNTVSVNIELTEESAMKRFPVPDEYQSRATDGEITLIEYIICRLEKMNNEKVYCASEFREFVDIRDMHVRLSLMGEVGEIEEEINETLGVSGLAGADGYPNVEIYDKFFEKNQNLNPEKLEAVEK, encoded by the coding sequence ATGCCAACACTTGAGGAAGCATTGGAATCAATTGCTGATGACGGCAGCGAGTCTGCTGACACACTACTGCACAATTACAGAAATGTGAAGAAATATCTAGAGCGACAGTACTACCCGTGGGTGCTCAATAATTGTCAGTGGTTTACAGACCATGGGGAGAAGCATGTTAAATCCGTAATCAACCAATTGAATTGCCTCCTAAGTGAGGAAATGGAATCAGATGAGTACGGATCTCTTAGCTATATGGATATGTATCTTCTACTTACTGCCACCATTTGGCATGACGTGGGAATGGTAAGCCAACGGGCAGGGCATGAAGATGAAACCGCGAGAATCGCCAAGGAGATCCAAGATCTCGCCTTCCCAAATACAGGTATACAAAGTGTCGTCAGCCGAATCGTCAAAGCACATACCGGGGACGGAAAGAATGGGCTAGAGATACCACGAACGAAGACCGAAGTCACGATCGGACATGAGTCGTTTACTGTAAAATCCAGATCATTGTCTGCATTGTTGAGATTTGCTGACGAAATCTCTGAGAACCAAGAGAGGGTAAGTGCGGGTAGGGCTATTTGGGAGAACGTACCCGAAGAAAGTGAAATATATTGGCGATTTGCAGACTCGATCACGGGTATTGTCCCCAAGCCGAGACGGAACACAGTTAGTGTCAATATTGAATTGACAGAGGAAAGTGCAATGAAACGGTTCCCTGTTCCGGACGAGTACCAATCTCGAGCCACAGATGGGGAGATCACCCTCATAGAATACATAATATGTCGGCTTGAGAAAATGAACAACGAGAAAGTGTACTGCGCTTCCGAGTTCAGGGAGTTCGTTGATATAAGAGATATGCACGTGAGGCTGAGTTTAATGGGTGAAGTGGGTGAAATTGAAGAAGAAATAAATGAAACACTCGGTGTGTCAGGTCTCGCGGGGGCAGATGGATATCCTAACGTAGAGATCTATGACAAGTTCTTTGAAAAGAATCAAAATCTTAACCCGGAAAAACTTGAGGCGGTCGAGAAATAA
- a CDS encoding PD-(D/E)XK nuclease family protein: MTLNEIRARRDQLATEYVEHKNKQLYPSQIGQQFYCEQTLDLREKHGDVETEEKTKGTEVHKKAAEDAVEVSDDELWEGIESGDLQIIVESGFVGDAAEFYLGGKPDAIVFENQKPQVVFDRKTSSRPSQVYDNQRIQVWLYGFILDRLGFDTEDLRIGILSHSRDLGLERAKVLQQELLSDYPSFGVGDHKLDDNVFYHVFDYSRIEYLNELNWALGYWRDERPTEPTTNPAKCHRCEYLDVCSATPLHE; this comes from the coding sequence ATGACACTCAACGAGATCCGGGCTCGACGCGACCAACTTGCCACAGAGTACGTCGAACACAAAAACAAGCAACTCTATCCGAGTCAAATCGGCCAACAGTTCTACTGCGAGCAGACCCTCGACCTTCGTGAGAAGCATGGCGACGTTGAGACGGAAGAAAAGACGAAAGGAACAGAAGTCCACAAGAAAGCTGCCGAGGATGCTGTGGAAGTGTCTGACGATGAACTCTGGGAGGGGATTGAGAGTGGTGACCTCCAAATAATCGTCGAGTCTGGTTTCGTTGGCGACGCCGCTGAGTTCTATCTAGGCGGGAAACCAGACGCCATCGTCTTCGAGAATCAAAAACCACAGGTTGTTTTCGACCGAAAAACTTCCTCTCGACCCAGCCAAGTGTACGATAACCAGCGGATTCAGGTCTGGTTGTACGGGTTCATACTTGATCGACTTGGGTTCGACACCGAAGACCTCCGAATCGGGATTCTAAGCCACTCTCGCGACCTTGGTCTCGAACGTGCTAAAGTCCTCCAACAGGAACTTCTTAGCGACTATCCTTCGTTTGGCGTCGGCGACCACAAACTCGATGATAACGTGTTCTACCACGTCTTCGATTATTCCCGAATCGAGTACCTAAACGAACTCAACTGGGCACTCGGGTACTGGCGAGATGAGCGCCCTACGGAACCGACGACAAACCCTGCCAAGTGCCATCGTTGCGAGTACCTTGATGTCTGTTCAGCGACCCCGCTACACGAGTGA
- a CDS encoding AbrB/MazE/SpoVT family DNA-binding domain-containing protein, whose amino-acid sequence MPEPHTVKARVHHGSESLDLTIPAEMKREHGISAGDVFLVGVDEDGDRLTLEYERIHEVE is encoded by the coding sequence ATGCCAGAGCCGCATACTGTGAAGGCCCGTGTCCACCACGGATCCGAATCTCTCGATTTGACTATTCCTGCTGAAATGAAGCGTGAACACGGGATTTCTGCGGGAGATGTCTTTCTTGTCGGCGTCGACGAAGACGGTGATCGCCTGACCCTCGAGTACGAACGAATACACGAGGTGGAGTGA
- a CDS encoding Cdc6/Cdc18 family protein, with amino-acid sequence MIAREEVFDVDAFVPADLVHRNHELNLLSTALSPILNGKSGSNTIVTGPSGVGKTTTARFGLAQLQTEADVVTKYVNCWDDHRPWVVLYDILSEVGKVWDLHRRSTAHDMLLTRLRESIDKPYVVILDEVDRLDETDLLYSLDAIPELTLVLITNREEELFASMDERVHSRFRSGVRIYCEPYRVSELVEILDARVREGLQYDVPTEILERIADHAAGDARVSIRSLYRAAKLAGDDVITSAVVDEAVPLARGELRQKTTSQLKVHEATLLELVREHGPLKMGELRPLYIEESGEERAARSLRRDLQKLADYNLVEARGETNGRRYVGL; translated from the coding sequence ATGATCGCCCGAGAGGAAGTATTCGACGTTGACGCCTTCGTACCCGCCGATCTCGTCCACCGGAACCACGAGTTGAACCTCCTCTCGACGGCTCTCTCACCCATTCTCAACGGTAAGTCGGGATCGAACACCATCGTCACCGGTCCCTCGGGAGTGGGGAAGACGACAACCGCGCGGTTCGGACTCGCGCAGCTCCAAACCGAGGCGGACGTCGTCACGAAGTACGTCAACTGCTGGGACGACCACCGGCCGTGGGTCGTCCTCTACGACATTCTCTCGGAGGTCGGGAAAGTGTGGGACCTCCACCGACGGTCGACGGCCCACGACATGCTCCTGACCCGGCTTCGGGAGTCCATCGACAAACCGTACGTCGTCATCCTCGACGAAGTCGACCGCTTGGACGAAACAGACCTACTGTATAGTCTGGATGCGATTCCAGAACTGACGCTCGTGTTGATCACGAACCGCGAAGAAGAACTGTTCGCCTCGATGGACGAGCGGGTTCACTCGCGGTTCCGGTCGGGCGTACGGATTTACTGCGAACCCTACCGCGTCTCGGAGCTGGTCGAGATTCTCGATGCGCGAGTTCGGGAGGGACTGCAGTACGACGTGCCGACGGAGATTCTCGAACGAATCGCCGACCACGCCGCCGGCGATGCTCGCGTGTCGATTCGGTCGCTCTATCGAGCCGCGAAGTTGGCCGGCGATGATGTGATAACGTCGGCCGTCGTCGACGAGGCAGTTCCGTTGGCGCGTGGGGAGTTACGCCAGAAGACGACGAGTCAATTGAAGGTCCACGAAGCGACGCTGCTGGAACTCGTTCGCGAGCACGGCCCGCTGAAGATGGGTGAGTTGCGGCCGCTGTATATCGAGGAATCCGGAGAGGAACGGGCGGCACGGTCGCTTCGGCGTGACCTGCAGAAGTTGGCCGACTACAACTTGGTAGAAGCGCGAGGGGAGACGAATGGGCGGCGGTATGTGGGGTTGTGA
- the dcm gene encoding DNA (cytosine-5-)-methyltransferase produces the protein MSGPTAISLFSGLGGIDIGLHRAGVETLVTLDADEHAAASLRANSSEYEAGLAGTDAKYDWSVVEGDIHDISAEELLEAAGTDEIDFIVGGPPCQTFSRSNEGMRQGTDAERGLLFEEYVRLLEEIQPKAFVFENVRGLASANDGDDFEIITRAFADAGYTLNHSVLNAADYGVPQTRERLFIVGFRDDEKPYFPDPTHVEAKNPITGKPSWVTAEEALTDFDVDAELTADSGYVNAVGGKYGYLLKDVPPGGNYQHFSERKYVPEKGEYVERDDDELDEKVFDWRSRHYNYLLKQDPDRPTWTLQASPGTYVGPFHWRSRRYSFLEEMRLMDIPVDYEICGPCREVQRQIGNSVPPGLAESIVRAMLEQLGIETPAVSDTERSASVRADGGNASVDIDATVTVSPEYSPWHYVESILPKLERGESVSIVGRGKRIAQAVDVLELLRRRLDSDPEIRLTEDVQEDPSGSKSDRLSVLNAEVSL, from the coding sequence ATGAGCGGCCCTACTGCGATTAGCCTCTTCTCTGGGCTGGGCGGGATTGATATCGGCCTCCACCGCGCTGGGGTAGAGACATTAGTAACGCTCGATGCGGATGAACACGCTGCGGCGTCGCTCCGAGCGAACAGTTCGGAGTACGAAGCCGGACTTGCTGGAACGGATGCGAAGTACGACTGGTCGGTCGTTGAGGGTGATATCCACGATATCTCCGCTGAGGAATTGCTCGAAGCCGCTGGGACCGACGAGATCGATTTCATCGTCGGTGGACCACCATGCCAGACGTTTTCTCGATCGAACGAGGGGATGCGACAGGGGACTGACGCTGAACGTGGGTTGCTGTTCGAGGAGTACGTTCGACTGCTCGAGGAGATACAGCCGAAGGCGTTCGTCTTCGAGAACGTCCGTGGACTGGCGTCCGCAAACGACGGCGATGACTTCGAGATTATCACGCGGGCGTTTGCCGACGCGGGGTACACGCTCAACCACTCTGTACTGAACGCCGCTGACTACGGGGTGCCACAAACGCGCGAGCGACTCTTCATCGTCGGCTTTCGCGACGACGAGAAGCCATACTTCCCCGATCCGACGCACGTCGAAGCGAAGAACCCGATTACTGGAAAGCCCTCGTGGGTGACTGCTGAGGAAGCACTGACTGACTTCGATGTCGATGCCGAGTTGACGGCTGATAGTGGGTACGTGAACGCTGTCGGCGGCAAGTACGGCTACCTTCTCAAGGATGTTCCGCCAGGTGGCAACTACCAGCATTTCTCTGAGCGGAAGTACGTCCCCGAGAAGGGCGAGTACGTGGAGCGAGACGATGACGAACTCGATGAGAAGGTGTTTGACTGGCGTTCGCGACACTACAACTACCTCCTCAAACAAGACCCAGACCGCCCGACATGGACGCTCCAAGCCTCGCCGGGAACGTACGTCGGACCTTTCCACTGGCGGTCTCGTCGCTACTCCTTCTTGGAGGAGATGCGCTTGATGGACATTCCGGTCGACTACGAAATCTGTGGCCCATGCCGTGAGGTTCAACGACAGATCGGAAACTCGGTCCCTCCTGGACTTGCAGAGTCGATTGTTCGAGCGATGCTGGAACAGTTGGGCATCGAAACACCAGCTGTCAGCGATACGGAGAGATCGGCCTCCGTCCGTGCAGACGGTGGGAACGCCTCGGTCGACATCGATGCGACCGTGACTGTTTCACCTGAATACTCCCCGTGGCACTACGTCGAATCTATTCTCCCGAAGCTCGAACGAGGAGAATCTGTGTCAATCGTCGGCCGTGGAAAGCGCATCGCACAGGCTGTCGACGTACTCGAGTTACTTCGGCGACGGCTCGATAGCGATCCCGAAATCAGGCTGACTGAAGACGTGCAAGAAGATCCAAGCGGCAGCAAGAGTGATCGTCTCTCCGTTCTGAACGCGGAAGTGTCACTGTAG
- a CDS encoding restriction endonuclease, SacI family has product MSKEIDYETAEELLRETWREVTESSQSEYVDKDELRDEIRQIVSADKYGTRTFKYIFVTNVLSKAVNPEVHTLALKDSSTLDGSFNSGGLATDVVTDWEKDNGERLGGSNEPRTNSVYYRQAELNRDYEVRNNELYQTLIDVLLELQEGVENGSIAPIDMLRQTLYEVSRLDPTTVSYTNPPDVPYLDLEAVVREYLTESSTGERLAAVTAGVLDAQYFVADKDDAYIKVDHVNVADENSNAAGDIEVFASDDEAELLQAVEVKDKPATKADIQHSITTGREHELGEYLFVLGQGFRSEAERKRAMAAIEDAEIELILLTHDDLLSSLKFQRRAGRRRFRESVGEFLNDMRAQEDSKANWKAGIESLAQ; this is encoded by the coding sequence ATGTCGAAGGAGATCGATTACGAGACGGCGGAGGAACTACTCCGGGAGACGTGGCGCGAGGTGACTGAGAGTAGTCAGTCAGAGTACGTGGATAAAGACGAACTCAGAGATGAGATACGCCAAATTGTCTCCGCAGACAAGTATGGAACGAGAACGTTCAAGTATATCTTCGTGACGAACGTACTCTCGAAGGCGGTCAATCCTGAGGTACACACGTTAGCGCTGAAAGACAGTAGTACACTCGATGGCTCGTTTAACTCTGGAGGGTTAGCGACAGACGTCGTCACCGATTGGGAGAAGGACAATGGTGAGCGATTAGGAGGATCGAACGAACCACGGACAAATAGCGTCTACTATCGTCAGGCAGAACTCAACCGAGACTACGAGGTTCGGAATAACGAGCTATATCAGACGCTGATCGATGTACTGCTGGAGCTCCAAGAGGGCGTCGAGAACGGGTCGATAGCACCAATCGACATGCTCCGTCAGACACTCTACGAGGTATCGAGACTCGATCCGACGACAGTCAGTTACACGAACCCACCTGATGTTCCGTATCTCGACCTCGAAGCGGTCGTTCGCGAGTACTTGACTGAATCAAGTACTGGTGAACGACTCGCGGCCGTCACCGCTGGCGTACTCGATGCCCAGTACTTCGTCGCCGATAAAGATGATGCGTATATCAAAGTTGACCACGTGAACGTTGCCGACGAGAACTCGAACGCCGCTGGCGACATCGAAGTGTTCGCATCGGATGACGAAGCTGAGCTGCTACAAGCAGTTGAGGTGAAAGACAAACCAGCGACGAAAGCTGACATTCAACACTCGATCACTACCGGCCGTGAACACGAGTTGGGTGAGTATCTCTTCGTGCTCGGTCAGGGGTTCAGATCGGAAGCCGAACGTAAGCGGGCCATGGCCGCAATCGAAGATGCGGAAATCGAACTCATTCTCCTCACACACGACGATCTCCTCAGTAGTCTGAAATTCCAGCGGAGAGCAGGCCGACGTCGCTTCCGAGAGTCCGTCGGAGAGTTCCTCAACGATATGCGAGCACAGGAGGATAGCAAAGCCAACTGGAAAGCAGGAATCGAATCGTTAGCCCAATAA